A single Thunnus thynnus chromosome 6, fThuThy2.1, whole genome shotgun sequence DNA region contains:
- the tns2a gene encoding tensin-2 isoform X2, whose product MGCVLSSDWCGEQEVQPVPVVRKTSVKRRSVERSDSGRMRLTKAGKGEPHIFKEKTFKKKRQCSVCRQNVDNVGSFCRVCKTATHRKCEAKVTSACIPAPSNDLQRRGTAPSRHIQHLGSTKSLTYTKQRNTLPRSFSVDRVMERVMERHYDFDLTYITERIISVFFPPKLEEQRYRINLKEVAAMLKSKHQDKFLLLNLSERRHDITRLNPKVHDFGWPDLHAPPLDKICAICKAMETWLTSDPQHVVVLHCKGNKGKTGVIIAAYMHYSKISAGADQALSTLAMRKFCEDKVSSSLQPSQNRYIYYFGGLLSGAIKMNSSPLFLHQVLIPSLPNFQGEGGYYPFLKIYQSMQLVYTSGIYDLQGTGGRRLCVTIEPALLLKGDIMVKCYHRQAQSADRDTVFRLQFHTCTIHGSQLWFGKGELDEACTDERFPSDATVEFVFSSGPEKIKGREYQKNDPAVTVDYNTADPVVRWDSYENFNQRYQDSLEDIAHTRGPLDGSLYAQIKKRRGPGSGSLTSTNGSSPGPGLAEDRPDHVISHHSDSALSAHSSLLNQSSHHSDRQEEPVRPPPPTRQEREELERLLGGIEGNRDGERETAILDDGDSLPSERTGTLRLSRSCSCRDGYRSQRCAEPGCDRTLLMPNGYCLDRAPGTNGHHGATPSASPNSAAPPSHMDLCQHYNPHQSLPPPDLVWDRQSGPQHHMHRSCSEAPSSRHLCPYPSPDLTPHSHNHPHHHSLSASGRLCCREDDYGPYHHPPPPHSHHHPHPHHPKPSTSPTYHDIMLMDGMPPAGCPCRDCSIRREDSAAYHSLRLDRGDSFHWDREAELQQRELGLRRAREPEIPRGGSELHWERDPGLRRGRELSLHWERDREAELQWEREREAEYWHRRATVASYGPHGHDLPAFTFDPLPSGHPAYPEASRSHAHSHLDLKYSSSSSGYQTPRQVCPCSPYQPSPSESRGYASGYQSESTSPLPPASSMTGPCSHSNGPAEHNHNHHHHHPDSQQSYSSDSHTDGLRSSGESMGWRDHITHGSFKRVHREGHGACSTPSDMSGPPTPVHTSSPLRTQESPSPGGREYEIRTTDIISSDYEASQPQDGHYRADNIVQESQRSNTDPSSLPQAAKNTQPHTTTPVQTEPHNHCTAPTDLSPATPQQQHCSSDVPSPLSTQNTSSFDSVTPTTSNQGHCQAPSSPVHTSSVPDTHPQPCPLTMQTPHPSEAAALPSSVTQAVSQPQSQSQAISSVGPTAAQVNGSSHPEVPKPTPNSTAALASPATASSSSPQPTSSSMEGSPISDAPVPGFATLGRRLMLGGSDPHHPNHIQQQGPPHHHYPGMEGHAPALDTNKKHCYTAHTPQLHQSSFSNYSTISIPLPHPQPPLPEKRHPPAQQDSANDGVGTLRPAMGHVPPTSTTSNTQHQHHVTFSPTVGEIAPPAGQNDVVSSVEAENRVSVKFVQDSSKFWYKPGISREQAIAALKEREPGTFLIRDSNSFQGAYGLALKVATPPPNVNNHSSKVSDPLEQLVRHFLIETGPRGVKIKGCQNEPYFGSLSALVYQHSITPISLPCALKITEKDLIGEVQEVQPVSNISTAADLLKQGAACNVLYLNSVETESLTGPQAIAKATDATLGRNPRPAATVVQFKVTSQGITLTDSQRRVFFRRHYPVNSVTFSSIDPKDRRVFGFVAKKPGSLAENVCHLFAELDPEQPASAIVNFINKVMLSQRR is encoded by the exons GTGACCTCGGCGTGCATCCCAGCTCCCTCCAATGATCTG CAGCGTAGAGGGACCGCTCCTTCTCGACACATCCAACACCTG gGGTCCACCAAGTCTCTGACCTATACCAAACAGAGAAACACCCTGCCAAG GAGCTTCAGTGTGGACCGTGTGATGGAGCGAGTGATGGAGCGCCATTACGACTTTGACCTGACTTACATCACGGAGAGGATCATCTCTGTCTTCTTCCCCCCAAAGCTGGAAGAGCAGCGATACCGGATCAACCTGAAGGAGGTGGCAGCCATGCTCAAGTCCAAACATCAAGACAAATTCCTG CTCCTGAATCTCTCTGAAAGGCGCCACGATATCACCCGATTAAATCCAAAG GTTCATGACTTTGGCTGGCCCGACCTCCACGCCCCACCGCTGGATAAGATCTGTGCCATATGTAAGGCCATGGAGACAtggctgacctctgacccccagCACGTGGTGGTCCTGCACTGCAAG GGCAACAAAGGTAAAACAGGCGTGATCATTGCAGCCTACATGCACTACAGCAAGATCTCTgcagg GGCGGACCAGGCTCTCAGTACTCTCGCCATGAGGAAGTTCTGTGAAGATAAGGTGTCCTCTTCCCTCCAGCCGTCCCAAAACAG gtatATCTATTACTTTGGGGGCCTTCTGTCTGGGGCGATCAAGATGAACAGCAGCCCACTTTTCCTCCACCAAGTTCTCATCCCGTCACTCCCCAACTTCCAGGGtgaaggag gttACTACCCTTTCCTGAAGATCTACCAGTCCATGCAGTTGGTCTACACTTCAGGCATATA TGACCTTCAAGGCACTGGAGGAAGGCGACTGTGTGTGACCATTGAACCAGCACTGCTGCTGAAGGGTGACATCATG GTAAAATGCTACCACAGACAAGCCCAGAGTGCTGACAGAGACACGGTGTTCAGGCTGCAGTTCCACACCTGCACCATCCACGGATCTCAGCTCTGGTTTGGCAAAGGGGAGCTGGATGAAGCTTGTACTG ATGAGCGTTTTCCATCTGACGCTACAGTAGAGTTTGTCTTTTCCTCCGGACCTGAGAAGATCAAAG GCCGCGAGTACCAGAAGAACGACCCAGCTGTCACAGTAGACTACAACACTGCTGACCCAGTGGTTCGCTGGGATTCCTATGAGAACTTTAACCAGCGATACCAAGACAGCCTTGAGG ATATTGCCCACACCAGAGGTCCTCTAGATGGCAGTCTCTATGCTCAGATAAAGAAACGCCGGGGTCCCGGCTCAGGTTCTCTCACCTCAACCAATGGCAGCAGCCCCGGGCCAGGCCTTGCAGAAGATAGGCCTGATCATGTCATCTCTCACCATTCTGACTCCGCCCTCTCAGCCCATTCCAGCCTTTTAAACCAATCATCACACCATTCTGACCGCCAGGAGGAGCCCGTTCGTCCGCCACCTCCAACCAGACAGGAACGAGAGGAGCTTGAACGCCTTCTCGGAGGCATAGAGGGAAACCGGGATGGAGAGCGGGAGACTGCCATCTTGGATGATGGCGATTCCTTGCCCTCAGAGCGAACTGGGACACTGAGGCTCAGTCGGTCATGTTCCTGCCGGGATGGTTATCGGTCCCAACGCTGTGCTGAGCCTGGCTGTGACCGCACCCTCCTCATGCCTAATGGTTACTGCCTCGATCGGGCTCCCGGCACCAATGGGCACCACGGTGCGACCCCTTCTGCCAGCCCCAACTCAGCTGCTCCTCCATCACATATGGATCTGTGCCAGCACTACAACCCCCACCAGTCCCTTCCACCTCCAGATCTGGTGTGGGACCGCCAGAGTGGCCCGCAACACCACATGCACCGctcctgctcagaggctcccTCATCTCGCCATCTCTGCCCCTACCCATCGCCAGACCTTACCCCTCACTCTCACaaccacccccaccaccactctCTGTCTGCATCAGGTCGCCTCTGCTGTCGAGAGGACGACTACGGCCCCTACCACCACCCTCCTCCACCTCACAGCCACCACCATCCCCACCCACACCACCCCAAACCGTCCACCAGCCCAACATACCATGACATAATGCTAATGGATGGTATGCCGCCCGCTGGCTGCCCTTGTCGGGACTGCAGCATCAGGAGGGAAGACTCAGCGGCCTATCACAGCCTGAGGCTGGACCGAGGCGACAGCTTCCACTgggacagagaggcagagcttCAACAGAGGGAGCTGGGGCTTAGGAGAGCCAGGGAGCCAGAGATACCCAGAGGAGGGTCAGAGCTTCACTGGGAGAGGGATCCTGGACTGAGGCGAGGCAGAGAATTGTCCCTCCACTGGGAGCGAGACAGGGAGgctgagctgcagtgggagagggagagagaggctgaatATTGGCACAGAAGGGCCACTGTAGCCTCCTACGGCCCACACGGTCATGATCTCCCAGCCTTCACCTTTGACCCCTTGCCATCAGGTCATCCAGCTTATCCAGAGGCATCAAGGTCCCACGCTCATTCCCACTTGGAcctaaaatacagcagcagcagcagcggttaCCAAACGCCTCGCCAGGTGTGCCCCTGCTCACCTTACCAGCCCTCGCCGTCTGAAAGCAGGGGCTACGCCTCAGGCTACCAGTCTGAGTCCACATCCCCACTGCCCCCTGCTTCCTCCATGACGGGGCCCTGCAGTCATAGCAATGGACCAGCCGAacataaccataaccaccaccatcaccaccctGACTCTCAGCAGTCATACAGCTCTGACTCACACACTG ATGGCCTTCGTAGCTCTGGTGAAAGTATGGGCTGGAGGGATCACATTACCCATGGTTCCTTTAAGAGGGTCCACAGAGAGGGCCATGGCGCATGCTCTACGCCATCTGACATGTCTGGACCACCCACTCCCGTGCACACTAGCAGCCCTCTACGCACACAGGAAAG TCCCAGTCCAGGAGGGAGAGAGTATGAGATCCGGACCACAGACATCATCAGCAGTGACTATGAGGCATCCCAGCCCCAGGATGGACACTACCGTGCAGATAATATCGTCCAGGAAAGCCAAAGAAGCAACACAGACCCGTCATCCCTGCCGCAGGCCGCCAaaaacacacagccacacacaacCACACCTGTTCAAACAGAACCCCACAACCACTGCACTGCACCAACAGACCTGTCCCCTGCCACACCCCAACAGCAGCACTGTAGCTCAGATGTACCCTCACCTTTGTCAACGCAGAACACTTCTTCTTTTGACTCTGTGACACCAACCACATCAAACCAGGGACACTGCCAGGCCCCTTCATCCCCCGTCCATACTTCTTCTGTGCCAGATACACACCCCCAACCCTGCCCTCTCACTATGCAGACCCCCCATCCTTCAGAGGCTGCTGCTCTGCCTTCCAGTGTGACACAAGCAGTGTCCCAGCCTCAGAGCCAGAGCCAGGCCATCAGCTCTGTAGGACCGACCGCAGCACAGGTCAACGGATCTTCTCACCCAGAAGTCCCAAAACCCACCCCCAACTCCACAGCTGCCCTTGCATCTCCTGCCACAGCTTCATCATCATCCCCCCAGCCCACATCCAGCAGCATGGAGGGCTCCCCCATCTCTGATGCCCCTGTTCCCGGCTTTGCCACCTTGGGCAGGAGGTTGATGTTGGGCGGGTCAGATCCTCACCATCCGAACCACATCCAGCAACAGGGACCCCCACATCACCACTACCCAGGCATGGAGGGACACGCTCCTGCTCTGGACACTAACAAGAAGCACTGCTACACGGCACACACCCCGCAGCTCCACCAGTCCTCCTTTTCCAACTACTCCACCATCTCCATACCCCTTCCTCATCCACAGCCGCCTTTGCCGGAGAAGCGTCACCCACCCGCCCAGCAAGATTCAGCCAACGATGGGGTGGGGACTCTGAGGCCAGCCATGGGCCATGTGCCTCCTACCTCCACCACCAGCAACACCCAGCATCAGCACCATGTCACATTCTCTCCCACAGTGGGGGAAATTGCGCCCCCTGCAGGCCAAAATGATGTAGTGTCATCGGTGGAGGCTGAAAATAGGGTCAGTGTGAAGTTTGTCCAGGACAGTTCAAAGTTCTGGTACAAGCCTGGCATCTCCAGAGAGCAAG CTATTGCAGCTCTGAAGGAAAGAGAGCCAGGAACCTTCCTGATCAGGGACAGTAACTCTTTCCAGGGGGCCTACGGTCTGGCACTGAAGGTGGCTACACCTCCTCCCAATGTCAACAACCACAGCAGCAAAG TGAGCGACCCTCTGGAACAGCTGGTCAGACATTTCCTCATAGAAACAGGCCCTCGTGGAGTTAAGATTAAAGGATGTCAGAATGAGCCTTACTTTG GGAGTCTGTCTGCATTAGTCTACCAACACTCCATCACACCCATCTCTTTGCCTTGCGCTCTGAAGATCACAGAAAAAG ATCTGATAGGAGAGGTGCAGGAAGTTCAACCAGTGAGCAACATCAGCACGGCTGCTGACCTGCTGAAACAAGGAGCAG CCTGTAATGTCCTCTACCTGAACTCTGTGGAAACTGAGTCTCTGACCGGCCCCCAGGCCATCGCCAAGGCAACAGACGCTACCCTGGGTCGTAACCCGCGCCCCGCCGCCACTGTGGTTCAGTTCAAGGTGACATCGCAGGGCATCACGCTGACCGACAGCCAGCGCAG GGTTTTCTTCAGGAGACATTACCCAGTGAACAGTGTAACGTTCAGCAGCATCGACCCTAAGGACAGGAG GGTGTTTGGTTTCGTGGCCAAGAAGCCGGGCAGCTTGGCAGAAAACGTTTGCCACCTGTTTGCCGAGCTGGACCCTGAACAACCTGCCTCTGCCATCGTCAACTTTATCAACAAGGTCATGTTGTCACAACGCCGATAG